A DNA window from Fragaria vesca subsp. vesca linkage group LG3, FraVesHawaii_1.0, whole genome shotgun sequence contains the following coding sequences:
- the LOC101311453 gene encoding uncharacterized protein LOC101311453 isoform 1, whose product MYSHNGTAFPHDFDGLPMPALPFGTYNNDYHHYHHHHAAAANEFSNNSCSSGCSSYGGSPTYASTTTTTTTTTHDHEVEPNMMIQRSVSSHSLQQKNNVGTHRLVSDLLELETGPVRRVYSTGDLDLQRINITNGVQVQQMQSSSYRSSSESSPLSSESSMIIEGMSKACRYSPEEKKERIERYKSKRNLRNFNKTIKYACRKTLADSRPRIRGRFARNDEIDQKNSPNVQWSQMSGEEDEEDGDNWINLLDAFSSIESNSLI is encoded by the exons ATGTACAGTCACAACGGTACCGCATTCCCACACGACTTCGACGGCCTGCCAATGCCGGCGTTGCCCTTCGGGACTTACAACAATGACTACCACCACTACCATCATCACCACGCTGCGGCGGCGAATGAGTTCAGCAACAACAGCTGTAGCAGCGGTTGCAGCAGCTACGGCGGCTCGCCAACCTACGCGAGTACCACTACTACTACAACTACGACTACTCATGATCATGAGGTTGAACCTAACATGATGATTCAGAGGAGTGTGAGCAGCCACTCGCTCCAGCAGAAGAACAACGTTGGGACCCACCGGCTCGTCTCGGACTTGCTGGAGCTCGAGACCGGCCCCGTCCGGAGGGTGTATAGCACCGGCGACTTGGATTTGCAG AGGATTAACATTACTAATGGGGTGCAAGTGCAGCAAATGCAAAGCAGCAGCTACAGATCATCATCAGAAAGTAGTCCGTTGTCAAGTGAGAGCAGTATGATCATTGAAGGAATGAGCAAAGCCTGTCGTTACAGTCCTGAAGAGAAGAAAGAGAGAATCGAGAGGTACAAAAGCAAGAGAAACCTCAGGAACTTCAACAAAACCATCAAG TATGCATGTAGGAAGACATTGGCAGACAGCAGGCCGCGCATCAGAGGACGATTTGCAAGGAACGATGAAATTGATCAGAAAAATTCCCCTAATGTTCAGTGGAGCCAAATGAGTGGGGAGGAAGATGAAGAGGATGGCGATAATTGGATCAACCTGCTCGATGCATTCTCTTCGATTGAATCGAACTCCTTAATCTAG
- the LOC101305647 gene encoding probable phosphatidylinositol 4-kinase type 2-beta At1g26270-like gives MGMFGFWVHDLHKTSQLDIRLSNTDRNLGNILRAPEGHLLPIDHGYCLPNKYGDVTIEWLYWDQAKLPYGSDVIEYVNTLDAEIDIQLLKRYGWNIPHGCARTLRISTMLLKKGVKRGLSPFDLGSILSRTGYNTLSLIEKIMQEVEVVSEASFLKTVSSIMDRHLANRFGDL, from the exons ATGGGGATGTTTGGCTTTTGGGTTCATGACCTACACAAGACCAGTCAGCTCGACATTAGGTTGTCCAACACAGATAGAAACTTGGGCAACATTTTGCGAGCCCCCGAAGGCCATCTACTTCCCATCGACCACGGCTACTGCCTGCCTAATAAA TATGGTGATGTGACAATTGAGTGGCTATATTGGGATCAAGCTAAGCTGCCGTATGGCTCGGACGTTATTGAATACGTCAACACTTTAGATGCTGAGATTGATATACAACTATTGAAGCGTTATGGGTGGAATATACCGCATGGTTGTGCGCGGACTCTACGAATTTCCACTATGCTTCTCAAGAAGGGGGTGAAGAGAGGACTCTCTCCCTTTGACCTCGGAAGCATCCTTTCCAGGACGGGTTATAATACACTATCTCTCATTGAAAAGATCATGCAAGAAGTAGAAGTAGTTAGTGAGGCCTCATTTCTGAAAACGGTGTCATCCATCATGGATCGACACCTTGCCAACAGATTTGGTGACCTTTAG
- the LOC101311453 gene encoding uncharacterized protein LOC101311453 isoform 2, whose protein sequence is MYSHNGTAFPHDFDGLPMPALPFGTYNNDYHHYHHHHAAAANEFSNNSCSSGCSSYGGSPTYASTTTTTTTTTHDHEVEPNMMIQRSVSSHSLQQKNNVGTHRLVSDLLELETGPVRRVYSTGDLDLQQMQSSSYRSSSESSPLSSESSMIIEGMSKACRYSPEEKKERIERYKSKRNLRNFNKTIKYACRKTLADSRPRIRGRFARNDEIDQKNSPNVQWSQMSGEEDEEDGDNWINLLDAFSSIESNSLI, encoded by the exons ATGTACAGTCACAACGGTACCGCATTCCCACACGACTTCGACGGCCTGCCAATGCCGGCGTTGCCCTTCGGGACTTACAACAATGACTACCACCACTACCATCATCACCACGCTGCGGCGGCGAATGAGTTCAGCAACAACAGCTGTAGCAGCGGTTGCAGCAGCTACGGCGGCTCGCCAACCTACGCGAGTACCACTACTACTACAACTACGACTACTCATGATCATGAGGTTGAACCTAACATGATGATTCAGAGGAGTGTGAGCAGCCACTCGCTCCAGCAGAAGAACAACGTTGGGACCCACCGGCTCGTCTCGGACTTGCTGGAGCTCGAGACCGGCCCCGTCCGGAGGGTGTATAGCACCGGCGACTTGGATTTGCAG CAAATGCAAAGCAGCAGCTACAGATCATCATCAGAAAGTAGTCCGTTGTCAAGTGAGAGCAGTATGATCATTGAAGGAATGAGCAAAGCCTGTCGTTACAGTCCTGAAGAGAAGAAAGAGAGAATCGAGAGGTACAAAAGCAAGAGAAACCTCAGGAACTTCAACAAAACCATCAAG TATGCATGTAGGAAGACATTGGCAGACAGCAGGCCGCGCATCAGAGGACGATTTGCAAGGAACGATGAAATTGATCAGAAAAATTCCCCTAATGTTCAGTGGAGCCAAATGAGTGGGGAGGAAGATGAAGAGGATGGCGATAATTGGATCAACCTGCTCGATGCATTCTCTTCGATTGAATCGAACTCCTTAATCTAG